A segment of the Bdellovibrio bacteriovorus genome:
CCCGCTAAAAAGAGCAATGGGCATACCAACCGGCAAATAAGAGAAAAGCCCTAAAAATCCCCTTATCTCTGCTAAATTGCTTATAAGACCAGAACCACCCCCGGCCCCAGTCAGCCCTGTGACAGGAAACCGAAAATAGGCACTTCCGGCGCCTAGCGGAAGTTTTCCAAAGGGACATCCTTACCCAGCCAGCGCTGCATGATGCGGGCATAGTCCGGCGAGGTTTTCAGCTTTCTTAAACCCCGATCCAGCTTTTCACGCAGCTCACGGCTTTGCGGATGGGAGCGGGAAAAATGGACATAGATGGGCTCATTGCTCAGCTCTAAAACCGTGCTCACTTTGCCGCGAAACTGGGGGTTTCTTTGCAGGTAATAGTACAAAACCATTTCGTCGATGGCGGCGTAGTTTATCCGGCCGGTCACCACCAGCTTCAATGAAGTCATGTCATTGGCGGTGAAGTGCTTCAGGATCTTTTTGTTATCGTCGAATTCCTTCCCAAATGGAAAACCGCTGGGTAGTGCCACCGTCTCCCCTTCAAGGTCACGGACGACACGGATGGATTTGGTCTTTTTTACATGGCGATTGGTGACAATCAATCCGCGGCTGCGGAACAGGTGCTCATCCGGGAAGATGTATTTTTCAACCAGCTCCTGATTTTTTGCCGAGTTAAAGCAGCCTGGCTCTTTCCCGATGGCGGTCAAAGCCAAACAGCGCAGGTATGGAACTTCCAAAAGCTCGACTTCTGCTGATTCCAGTTCAAGTGCGGCTTGCACCAGATCCACGGACACGCCCTGCAGCCGGCCTTTCTCCACATAGGAAAATGGCGGCCAGTTGTCCTCGGCAAGGACACGATAGCTTTTGGCCTGCGCACACACGCAAGCAAGCAGGACTGGCAGAATCCAATACAGACGGGTCACTTAAAACTCCTCAATTCAAAGAAGTAAATACAAAAGAGTTTTGAAATCCCCTAATTACTTGTTGGAAATCAAAGCAGAGCGGGACCATCTGTGTTCCGCCAGTTTTCTGTTGGCAACGCCCGAAACTTGGTAATTACCCTTTTTTCACAACATTTACTGGGAATTGACCGGCACCGGCGAAAGGCGTATTTCCTGTCCCACTTTTTTAAATTAATAAAATAAGGAGTTATTCCATGAAAAC
Coding sequences within it:
- a CDS encoding substrate-binding periplasmic protein; the protein is MTRLYWILPVLLACVCAQAKSYRVLAEDNWPPFSYVEKGRLQGVSVDLVQAALELESAEVELLEVPYLRCLALTAIGKEPGCFNSAKNQELVEKYIFPDEHLFRSRGLIVTNRHVKKTKSIRVVRDLEGETVALPSGFPFGKEFDDNKKILKHFTANDMTSLKLVVTGRINYAAIDEMVLYYYLQRNPQFRGKVSTVLELSNEPIYVHFSRSHPQSRELREKLDRGLRKLKTSPDYARIMQRWLGKDVPLENFR